A section of the Oryza sativa Japonica Group chromosome 1, ASM3414082v1 genome encodes:
- the LOC4324636 gene encoding FBD-associated F-box protein At5g60610, with protein sequence MARTPRKRRRRRGGGGHDYLSGLPDDVILAILSRLTTRQAVTLSALSRRFRVLPSQFGRVDSALVADPALPLPSLPARPSFIRRLSFAPQTRRFSSSAFGRLLDAAADRGLSELAVRLPRSAFLPQNLLSIRSLTVVSLDSCALPRWCPAACPGLRTLKLHHVAIPQRMISVILKAAPVLETLEMVYCMGFAGSCSMESSTVRNLLFKSALEQREVTVKMAGLRTITLYTRPKVQSVRLDPAPEIRKAYLHIARPRVKLQFRIRPFLDAGTGLTCLTLRGMAIKLLSSEYKDTPNLAVQFEDLRILSVSLDFSNERELIFLLKLLESCPNLQQLTLSAVDAKDDTALPNFADHEERLSKLSCLTKSLEQLKFLGFRPQRYQKELFIFLLTQATNLKKMAVEFPKDQEAAVRRILSVRKAPTQKKTTKYKQYYLELEYPVEPNCS encoded by the exons ATGGCACGAACCCCacgcaagcgccgccgccgccgcggcggagggggcCACGACTACCTCTCCGGCCTCCCCGACGACGTCATCCTCGCCATCCTCTCCCGCCTCACGACCCGCCAGGCCGTCACGCTCTCCGCCCTCTCCCGCCGCTTCCGCGTCCTCCCGTCCCAGTTCGGCCGCGTCGACTCCGCGCTCGTCGCCGACCCGGCCCTGCCGCTCCCGTCGCTCCCCGCGCGGCCGTCCTTCATCCGCCGCCTCTCCTTCGCCCCCCAGACCCGCCGGTTCTCCTCCTCCGCGTTCGGCcgcctcctcgacgccgccgccgaccgcggcCTCTCCGAGCTCGCCGTCCGCCTGCCCCGCAGCGCGTTCCTTCCCCAGAACCTCCTCTCCATCCGCTCCCTCACCGTGGTCTCCCTCGACTCCTGCGCGCTCCCGCGATGGTGCCCCGCCGCGTGCCCTGGCCTCCGCACGCTCAAGCTCCACCACGTTGCCATCCCGCAGCGGATGATCAGCGTCATCCTCAAGGCCGCGCCCGTGCTCGAGACGCTGGAGATGGTGTACTGCATGGGATTCGCCGGCAGCTGCAGTATGGAGTCCTCCACGGTGAGGAACCTCCTGTTTAAGTCGGCTCTGGAGCAGCGTGAGGTCACGGTGAAAATGGCGGGTCTGAGGACGATCACGCTGTACACGCGCCCCAAGGTGCAGTCGGTTCGGCTGGATCCTGCACCGGAAATCAGGAAGGCATACCTGCACATCGCCAGGCCGCGCGTCAAACTGCAGTTCAGGATACGGCCGTTCTTGGATGCTGGCACGGGGTTGACCTGCCTCACGCTCAGGGGCATGGCCATCAAG TTGTTGTCATCTGAATATAAAGACACTCCAAACTTGGCTGTACAATTTGAAGACTTGAGAATACTGTCAGTGAGCTTGGATTTCTCAAATGAAAGAGAACTCATCTTCCTTCTGAAGCTGCTTGAGAGTTGCCCCAACCTGCAACAGTTGACTCTTTCG GCTGTTGATGCAAAAGACGACActgcattgccaaattttgctGATCATGAGGAGAGGCTTTCAAAGTTATCATGCCTAACTAAGAGTTTGGAGCAGCTCAAGTTTCTTGGATTCAGGCCTCAACGGTACCAGAAGGAACTCTTTATCTTTCTGCTAACTCAAGCAACGAACCTGAAGAAGATGGCGGTGGAGTTCCCGAAAGACCAAGAAGCTGCTGTGAGGAGAATTTTGTCAGTGAGGAAAGCCCCCACTCAGAAGAAAACTACCAAGTACAAACAATACTACTTGGAGTTAGAGTATCCTGTGGAGCCCAACTGCTCATAG
- the LOC4324637 gene encoding 3-hydroxyisobutyryl-CoA hydrolase-like protein 5, whose protein sequence is MAEPEQQQQQANPDEVVLGQETGGARVAILNRPRQLNVISDRVVYLLAQFLESWEKDEDAKLVIFKGAGRAFSAGGDLKMFYEGKSDDSCLEVVYRMYWLCYHIHTYKKTAVALVNGLVMGGGAAMVAPLKFAVVTEKTVFATPEASVGLHTDCSFSYIHSRLPGYLGEYLALTGARLNAKEMIAAGLATHFVPSEKLEELEKCLLNLNTGDESAVRAAIEEFSTDVQPDEDSILNKLPTINKCFSAETIEDIIKAFESEGSIDGNQWIATVLKGMRRSSPTSLKMTLRSIREGRKQSLPECLKKEFRLTMNTLRSVVTGDVYEGIRALSIDKDNAPKWSPATLEEVKNEDIDRLFEPFSSEKELQVPSDDSNRWSGKFEHTVYGRTSE, encoded by the exons atggcggagccggagcagcagcagcagcaggcgaaTCCCGACGAG GTGGTGCTCGGGCAGGAGACCGGCGGCGCGAGGGTGGCGATCCTCAACCGGCCGCGCCAGCTGAACGTCATCTCCGATAGAGTG GTGTATCTCCTCGCCCAGTTCTTGGAGAGCTGGGAGAAAGATGAGGATGCCAAGCTGGTCATCTTCAAG GGGGCTGGACGTGCATTTTCCGCTGGTGGGGATCTAAAGATGTTCTATGAAGGAAAATCAG ATGACTCCTGTCTCGAGGTTGTTTACAGGATGTATTGGCTTTGCTACCATATCCACACGTATAAGAAAACCGCG GTGGCTCTTGTTAATGGACTTGTcatgggtggtggtgcagccATGGTTGCTCCACTGAAGTTTGCAGTTGTCACAGAGAAAACA gtCTTCGCAACCCCTGAGGCTAGTGTTGGATTACACACAGACTGCAGCTTTTCTTATATCCATTCTAGACTCCCTGGATATTTAG GGGAGTACCTGGCTTTGACCGGTGCAAGGTTGAATGCAAAGGAAATGATTGCTGCCGGTCTTGCTACTCATTTTGTTCCTTCTGAA AAATTGGAAGAACTTGAAAAATGCCTGCTGAATTTAAACACAGGAGATGAGTCTGCTGTTCGAGCTGCTATTGAAGAGTTCTCAACTGATGTTCAACCTGATGAAGATAGTATTTTAAACAA GCTCCCAACTATCAACAAATGTTTCTCTGCTGAGACTATCGAGGACATCATAAAAGCTTTT GAATCAGAAGGGAGCATTGATGGAAACCAATGGATCGCTACAGTACTGAAGGGCATGCGAAGATCATCTCCTACTTCACTGAAGATGACTCTTCGATCG ATCAGAGAAGGTCGGAAGCAGAGCCTGCCGGAATGTTTGAAGAAGGAATTCCGACTTACAATGAACACTCTCCGATCTGTAGTTACTGGCGATGTCTATGAG GGAATTAGAGCTCTCAGCATCGACAAAGACAATGCCCCTAAG TGGAGTCCTGCTACCCTTGAGGAGGTCAAGAACGAGGACATCGACCGTCTTTTCGAACCATTCAGTTCAGAAAAGGAGCTCCAAGTCCCATCTGACGATTCCAACAG ATGGAGTGGCAAATTTGAGCACACAGTCTATGGCAGAACTTCAGAGTAA
- the LOC4327004 gene encoding large ribosomal subunit protein eL20, which produces MGAFRFHQYQVVGRGLPTPTDEHPKIYRMKLWATNEVRAKSKFWYFLRKLKKVKKSNGQILAINEIFEKNPTTIKNYGIWLRYQSRTGYHNMYKEYRDTTLNGAVEQMYTEMASRHRVRFPCIQIIKTATVHFKLCKRDNTKQFHKSDIKFPLVYRKVRPPTRKLKTTFKASRPNLFM; this is translated from the exons ATGGGCGCCTTCAGG TTCCACCAGTACCAGGTGGTGGGGAGGGGCCTGCCGACGCCGACCGACGAGCACCCCAAGATCTACCGCATGAAGCTCTGGGCTACCAACGAGGTCCGCGCCAAGTCCAAGTTCTG GTACTTCCTCCGCAAGCTGAAGAAGGTGAAGAAGAGCAACGGGCAGATCCTTGCCATCAACGAG ATTTTTGAGAAGAACCCAACAACTATCAAGAACTATGGCATCTGGCTGCGTTACCAGAGTAGGACTGGCTACCACAACATGTACAAGGAGTACCGTGATACCACCCTCAATGGTGCCGTTGAGCAGATGTACACTGAGATGGCTTCCCGCCACCGTGTCAGATTCCCTTGCATTCAGATCATCAAGACTGCTACTGTCCACTTTAAACTCTGCAAGCGTGACAACACTAAGCAGTTCCACAAGTCAGATATCAAGTTCCCACTGGTGTACAGGAAGGTCAGGCCCCCTACCAGGAAGCTGAAGACAACCTTCAAAGCTTCAAGGCCAAACTTGTTTATGTGA
- the LOC4327005 gene encoding glucosidase 2 subunit beta-like isoform X2: MTTQPPSRRQVSSSAPATLILLHLLAGAAGAAPPLVGVSPQDEAYFAPAVIACRDGSGSFPKRRLNDGYCDCSDGTDEPGTSACPDGRFYCRNAGDTPRLLFSSVVNDKICDCCDGSDEYESGIRCPNTCRNINDVRKDDDVGINRKGVMKDDGVGMNIKDVAEDDHHDRKRTLDIEDLIQKLKVCFARRRTRTRRRHYILKR, encoded by the exons ATGACGACCCAACCACCAAGTCGTCGCCAagtctcctcctccgctcccgccactctcatcctcctccacctcctcgccggcgccgccggcgccgcaccACCGCTCGTCGGCGTTTCTCCTCAAG ACGAGGCGTACTTCGCGCCGGCGGTCATCGCCTGCAGGGACGGCTCGGGATCCTTCCCGAAGCGCCGCCTCAACGACGGGTACTGCGACTGCTCCGATGGAACCGACGAGCCAG GTACTTCGGCTTGTCCAGATGGCAGGTTTTACTGTAGAAATGCTGGAGACACCCCTCGTTTGTTGTTCTCGTCTGTTGTGAATGATAAAATATGTG ATTGTTGTGATGGAAGTGATGAGTATGAAAGTGGCATCCGTTGTCCGAACACTTGTAGGAACATAAATGATGTTAGAAAGGATGATGATGTTGGTATAAACAGAAAGGGTGTTATGAAGGATGACGGCGTTGGTATGAACATAAAGGATGTTGCAGAGGATGATCATCATGATAGGAAACGTACTCTAGATATAGAAGATCTCATCCAAAAGCTAAAAG TCTGCTTCGCTCGGCGCCGTACCAGAACACGGAGGAGacattatattttgaaac GATAG
- the LOC4327005 gene encoding glucosidase 2 subunit beta-like isoform X1, whose translation MTTQPPSRRQVSSSAPATLILLHLLAGAAGAAPPLVGVSPQDEAYFAPAVIACRDGSGSFPKRRLNDGYCDCSDGTDEPGTSACPDGRFYCRNAGDTPRLLFSSVVNDKICDCCDGSDEYESGIRCPNTCRNINDVRKDDDVGINRKGVMKDDGVGMNIKDVAEDDHHDRKRTLDIEDLIQKLKGLKMAVVIEIGLVICTFAVCFARRRTRTRRRHYILKR comes from the exons ATGACGACCCAACCACCAAGTCGTCGCCAagtctcctcctccgctcccgccactctcatcctcctccacctcctcgccggcgccgccggcgccgcaccACCGCTCGTCGGCGTTTCTCCTCAAG ACGAGGCGTACTTCGCGCCGGCGGTCATCGCCTGCAGGGACGGCTCGGGATCCTTCCCGAAGCGCCGCCTCAACGACGGGTACTGCGACTGCTCCGATGGAACCGACGAGCCAG GTACTTCGGCTTGTCCAGATGGCAGGTTTTACTGTAGAAATGCTGGAGACACCCCTCGTTTGTTGTTCTCGTCTGTTGTGAATGATAAAATATGTG ATTGTTGTGATGGAAGTGATGAGTATGAAAGTGGCATCCGTTGTCCGAACACTTGTAGGAACATAAATGATGTTAGAAAGGATGATGATGTTGGTATAAACAGAAAGGGTGTTATGAAGGATGACGGCGTTGGTATGAACATAAAGGATGTTGCAGAGGATGATCATCATGATAGGAAACGTACTCTAGATATAGAAGATCTCATCCAAAAGCTAAAAG GATTAAAAATGGCTGTAGTCATTGAGATAGGTCTTGTTATATGTACATTTGCAGTCTGCTTCGCTCGGCGCCGTACCAGAACACGGAGGAGacattatattttgaaac GATAG